In Vulpes lagopus strain Blue_001 chromosome 1, ASM1834538v1, whole genome shotgun sequence, a genomic segment contains:
- the RIOK3 gene encoding serine/threonine-protein kinase RIO3 isoform X1, with product MDLVGVASPEPRPAAAWGPSKCPWATPQNTISCSLADVMSEQLAKELQLKEEAAAFPEVTASEGPFITGENIDTSSDLMLAQMLQMEFDREYDAQLRREEKKFNGDSKVSISFENYRKVHPYEDSDSSEDEVDWQDTRDDPYIPAKPVPTPKKGFIGKGKDITTKHDEVVCGRKNTARMENFAPGFQVGDGIGMDLKLSNHVFNALKQHAYSEERRSARLHEKKEHSTAEKAVDPKTRLLMYKMVNSGMLETITGCISTGKESVVFHAYGGSMEDEKEDSKVIPTECAIKVFKTTLNEFKNRDKYIKDDFRFKDRFSKLNPRKIIRMWAEKEMHNLTRMQRAGIPCPTVVLLKKHILVMSFIGHDQVPAPKLKEVKLSSEEMKEAYYQTLHLMQQLYNECTLVHADLSEYNMLWHAGKVWLIDVSQSVEPTHPHGLEFLFRDCRNVSQFFQKGGVKEALGERELFNAVSGLNISADNEADFLAEIEALEKMNEDHVQKNGRKAASFLKDDGGPPVLYDE from the exons tGTCCATGGGCTACCCCTCAAAACACAATATCTTGTTCCTTGGCTGATGTAATGAGTGAACAGCTGGCTAAAGAATTGCAGTTGAAAGAAGAAGCTGCTGCTTTTCCTGAAGTTAC TGCCTCTGAAGGACCATTTATTACTGGAGAAAACATTGATACTTCCAGTGACCTAATGCTGGCTCAGATGCTACAGATGGAATTTGATAGAGAATATGACGCACAGCTTAGgcgtgaagaaaaaaaattcaatggagATAGCAAAG tttccatttcctttgaaaattatcGAAAAGTGCATCCTTACGAAGACAGTGATAGCTCTGAGGATGAGGTTGACTGGCAAGACACTCGTGATGATCCCTACATACCAG CAAAACCAGTTCCTACTCCCAAAAAGGGTTttattggaaaaggaaaagacatcaCCACCAAACATGATGAAGTAGTATGTGGGAGAAAGAATACAGCCAGAATGGAAAAT ttTGCACCTGGGTTTCAGGTAGGAGATGGAATTGGAATGGATTTAAAACTATCAAACCAtgtttttaatgctttaaaacaACATGCCTACTCAGAAGAACGTCGAAGTGCCCGCCTCCATGAGAAAAAGGAGCATTCTACGGca GAAAAAGCAGTTGATCCTAAGACACGTTTGCTTATGTATAAAATGGTCAACTCTGGAATGCTGGAGACAATCACTGGCTGTATTAGTACAGGAAAGGAATCTGTTGTCTTTCATGCATATGGCGGGAG cATGGAGGACGAAAAGGAAGATAGTAAAGTTATACCTACAGAATGTGCCATCAAGGTATTTAAAACAACCCTTAATGAGTTTAAGAATCGTGACAAATATATTAAAGATGATTTCAGGTTTAAAGATCGCTTCAGTAAACTAAATCCACGTAAGATCATCCGCATGTgggcagaaaaagaaatgcacaatCTCACAAG aatGCAGAGAGCTGGAATTCCTTGTCCAACAGTTGTACTACTCAAGAAACACATTTTAGTTATGTCTTTTATTGGTCATGATCAAGTTCCAGCCCCTAAATTAAAAGAAGTAAAGCTCAGtagtgaagaaatgaaagaagcctACTACCAAACTCTTCAT TTGATGCAGCAGTTATATAACGAATGTACACTTGTACATGCTGACCTCAGTGAGTATAACATGCTGTGGCATGCTGGGAAG GTCTGGTTGATTGACGTCAGTCAGTCTGTGGAACCAACCCATCCTCATGGCCTGGAGTTCTTGTTCCGTGACTGTAGGAATGTTTCACAG tttTTCCAGAAAGGAGGAGTAAAGGAAGCCCTGGGTGAGCGAGAACTCTTTAATGCTGTTTCAGGCTTAAACATTTCAGCAGATAATGAAGCTGATTTCTTAGCTGAG ATAGAAGCTttggagaaaatgaatgaagatCATGTTcagaagaatggaaggaaagctgcttcatttttgaaagatgatGGAGGTCCACCAGTCCTATATGATGAATAG
- the RIOK3 gene encoding serine/threonine-protein kinase RIO3 isoform X2, which translates to MSEQLAKELQLKEEAAAFPEVTASEGPFITGENIDTSSDLMLAQMLQMEFDREYDAQLRREEKKFNGDSKVSISFENYRKVHPYEDSDSSEDEVDWQDTRDDPYIPAKPVPTPKKGFIGKGKDITTKHDEVVCGRKNTARMENFAPGFQVGDGIGMDLKLSNHVFNALKQHAYSEERRSARLHEKKEHSTAEKAVDPKTRLLMYKMVNSGMLETITGCISTGKESVVFHAYGGSMEDEKEDSKVIPTECAIKVFKTTLNEFKNRDKYIKDDFRFKDRFSKLNPRKIIRMWAEKEMHNLTRMQRAGIPCPTVVLLKKHILVMSFIGHDQVPAPKLKEVKLSSEEMKEAYYQTLHLMQQLYNECTLVHADLSEYNMLWHAGKVWLIDVSQSVEPTHPHGLEFLFRDCRNVSQFFQKGGVKEALGERELFNAVSGLNISADNEADFLAEIEALEKMNEDHVQKNGRKAASFLKDDGGPPVLYDE; encoded by the exons ATGAGTGAACAGCTGGCTAAAGAATTGCAGTTGAAAGAAGAAGCTGCTGCTTTTCCTGAAGTTAC TGCCTCTGAAGGACCATTTATTACTGGAGAAAACATTGATACTTCCAGTGACCTAATGCTGGCTCAGATGCTACAGATGGAATTTGATAGAGAATATGACGCACAGCTTAGgcgtgaagaaaaaaaattcaatggagATAGCAAAG tttccatttcctttgaaaattatcGAAAAGTGCATCCTTACGAAGACAGTGATAGCTCTGAGGATGAGGTTGACTGGCAAGACACTCGTGATGATCCCTACATACCAG CAAAACCAGTTCCTACTCCCAAAAAGGGTTttattggaaaaggaaaagacatcaCCACCAAACATGATGAAGTAGTATGTGGGAGAAAGAATACAGCCAGAATGGAAAAT ttTGCACCTGGGTTTCAGGTAGGAGATGGAATTGGAATGGATTTAAAACTATCAAACCAtgtttttaatgctttaaaacaACATGCCTACTCAGAAGAACGTCGAAGTGCCCGCCTCCATGAGAAAAAGGAGCATTCTACGGca GAAAAAGCAGTTGATCCTAAGACACGTTTGCTTATGTATAAAATGGTCAACTCTGGAATGCTGGAGACAATCACTGGCTGTATTAGTACAGGAAAGGAATCTGTTGTCTTTCATGCATATGGCGGGAG cATGGAGGACGAAAAGGAAGATAGTAAAGTTATACCTACAGAATGTGCCATCAAGGTATTTAAAACAACCCTTAATGAGTTTAAGAATCGTGACAAATATATTAAAGATGATTTCAGGTTTAAAGATCGCTTCAGTAAACTAAATCCACGTAAGATCATCCGCATGTgggcagaaaaagaaatgcacaatCTCACAAG aatGCAGAGAGCTGGAATTCCTTGTCCAACAGTTGTACTACTCAAGAAACACATTTTAGTTATGTCTTTTATTGGTCATGATCAAGTTCCAGCCCCTAAATTAAAAGAAGTAAAGCTCAGtagtgaagaaatgaaagaagcctACTACCAAACTCTTCAT TTGATGCAGCAGTTATATAACGAATGTACACTTGTACATGCTGACCTCAGTGAGTATAACATGCTGTGGCATGCTGGGAAG GTCTGGTTGATTGACGTCAGTCAGTCTGTGGAACCAACCCATCCTCATGGCCTGGAGTTCTTGTTCCGTGACTGTAGGAATGTTTCACAG tttTTCCAGAAAGGAGGAGTAAAGGAAGCCCTGGGTGAGCGAGAACTCTTTAATGCTGTTTCAGGCTTAAACATTTCAGCAGATAATGAAGCTGATTTCTTAGCTGAG ATAGAAGCTttggagaaaatgaatgaagatCATGTTcagaagaatggaaggaaagctgcttcatttttgaaagatgatGGAGGTCCACCAGTCCTATATGATGAATAG